In a single window of the Nodularia spumigena CCY9414 genome:
- the radC gene encoding RadC family protein, which yields MTYCLRIADIPTDERPRERLMTHGPKILATAELIAILLGTGQGPGKLSAVGLGQYLLQELSKHQRDPLAVLREVTPAELMQIPGIGPAKATTILAAIELGKRTFQFRPSDSTPIDNPIVAAAALSQDLMWQTQERFAVLLLDVKNRLLGTQVITIGTATETLASPRDIFREIIRQGATRAIIAHNHPSGSVEPSPEDIELTRQLLAGAQLLGIPLLDHLILGNGNHQSLRENTILWDEYPQGD from the coding sequence ATGACCTATTGTCTCAGAATTGCTGATATTCCCACAGATGAGCGTCCGCGTGAGCGTTTAATGACCCACGGCCCCAAAATTTTAGCGACAGCCGAGTTAATTGCAATTCTTTTAGGCACTGGTCAAGGGCCGGGAAAACTCTCAGCCGTGGGCTTAGGGCAGTATTTGCTACAGGAACTCAGTAAACACCAACGCGACCCTTTAGCTGTTCTGCGAGAAGTCACCCCGGCAGAATTAATGCAAATTCCAGGTATTGGCCCAGCAAAAGCCACAACCATCTTAGCGGCAATTGAACTAGGTAAACGTACCTTTCAATTTCGTCCCTCAGATAGTACACCCATTGATAACCCCATTGTCGCTGCGGCTGCACTCAGTCAAGACCTCATGTGGCAAACACAAGAACGTTTTGCAGTATTGCTCTTAGATGTCAAAAATCGCTTATTGGGAACCCAAGTAATTACCATCGGTACAGCCACCGAAACCTTAGCATCTCCCCGTGACATCTTTCGAGAAATCATTCGTCAAGGTGCAACGCGGGCAATTATTGCTCATAATCACCCTTCAGGTAGCGTAGAACCCAGCCCAGAAGATATAGAATTAACGCGTCAACTGTTAGCAGGAGCGCAGCTTTTAGGCATCCCCTTATTAGATCACTTGATTTTAGGTAATGGTAATCACCAAAGCTTACGTGAAAATACTATTTTATGGGATGAATATCCCCAGGGTGATTAA
- a CDS encoding RNA-guided endonuclease InsQ/TnpB family protein, protein MLFGFKTELKINNHQRTQLLQHCGVARHAWNWGLALTKQILEHNKLNPNSKIKFPTAIDLHKWLVALVKSENPWYYECSKSAPQEALRALKTAWDRCFKKISGVPKFKRKGKHDSFTLEGSVKNLESNKIQVPKIGVLQTYERLPQKEIKSVTISRKANRWFISFRFDVEKQDNKNLKVVGVDLGVKNLATLSTGEIIEGAKSYKKYESKLSRLQWLNRNKVINSNNWRKAQLKIAKLHLKIANIRKDTLHKLTTLLAKNHGKVVIEDLNVSGMLANRKLAKAISDMGFHEFRRQLTYKCELYSSELVVVDRWYPSSKTCSNCGTKKENLTLNERVFQCENCGFECDRDLNAAINLSKIDLSKAVS, encoded by the coding sequence TTGCTGTTCGGCTTTAAAACTGAGTTAAAAATCAATAACCATCAGCGTACCCAACTACTTCAACATTGTGGTGTTGCTCGTCATGCTTGGAATTGGGGATTAGCTCTTACCAAACAGATATTAGAGCACAATAAGTTAAATCCTAATTCCAAAATAAAATTTCCTACTGCTATTGATTTACATAAATGGTTAGTAGCATTAGTAAAAAGTGAAAATCCCTGGTATTACGAATGTTCAAAATCAGCACCACAAGAAGCTCTACGAGCTTTAAAAACAGCATGGGATAGGTGCTTTAAAAAAATATCAGGAGTGCCTAAATTTAAGAGAAAGGGTAAACATGATAGCTTTACCTTAGAGGGTAGTGTCAAAAATTTAGAGTCAAATAAAATACAAGTACCGAAGATAGGAGTTCTCCAAACTTATGAAAGACTACCTCAAAAAGAAATTAAATCAGTAACCATTAGTCGTAAGGCTAATAGATGGTTTATTAGTTTTAGATTTGATGTAGAAAAACAAGATAATAAAAACCTCAAAGTTGTGGGAGTAGACTTAGGTGTAAAAAATTTAGCTACTCTATCAACAGGTGAAATTATAGAAGGTGCAAAGTCTTACAAAAAATATGAATCTAAATTAAGCAGGTTGCAATGGTTAAACAGAAATAAAGTTATCAATTCAAACAATTGGAGAAAAGCACAACTAAAAATTGCTAAATTGCATCTGAAGATTGCCAACATTCGTAAAGATACATTACACAAACTTACTACTTTATTAGCCAAGAACCACGGCAAAGTGGTAATCGAAGATTTAAACGTATCTGGAATGTTGGCAAACAGGAAATTAGCAAAAGCAATCTCCGATATGGGATTTCATGAGTTTCGTCGTCAACTAACCTACAAGTGTGAATTGTATAGTTCTGAACTTGTCGTGGTTGATAGATGGTATCCCAGTTCTAAAACTTGTTCTAATTGCGGAACTAAAAAAGAAAATCTCACACTTAACGAAAGAGTTTTTCAATGTGAAAATTGCGGTTTTGAGTGTGATAGAGATTTAAACGCAGCTATCAATTTATCAAAAATTGATTTGTCAAAAGCTGTCAGTTAG
- the iscB gene encoding RNA-guided endonuclease IscB, with translation MSNFVLVLDTNKKPLTPIHPGDARFLLNQQKAAVFRRFPFTIILKEPKSEVPTQPIELKIDPGSKTTGFALVQNNKVIWGMELQHRGLAIKESLETRKGVRRGRRSRHTRYRQARFLNRTKPQGWLAPSLSHRVLTINTWVKRLCNFAPITDIVQELARFDLQQLENPEI, from the coding sequence ATGTCTAATTTTGTTCTAGTTCTTGATACCAACAAAAAACCACTTACTCCAATTCATCCAGGAGATGCACGTTTTTTATTAAATCAACAAAAAGCTGCTGTATTTAGAAGATTTCCATTTACCATAATTTTGAAAGAACCTAAATCTGAAGTTCCAACTCAACCGATTGAATTAAAAATAGATCCAGGGAGTAAAACTACAGGTTTTGCGTTAGTTCAAAATAATAAAGTCATCTGGGGTATGGAATTACAACACAGAGGTTTAGCTATTAAAGAAAGCCTAGAAACTCGAAAAGGAGTAAGGCGAGGAAGACGTTCTAGACATACTCGTTATCGTCAAGCTAGATTTCTTAACCGCACTAAACCTCAAGGTTGGTTAGCACCTTCTTTAAGCCATAGAGTTTTAACTATTAACACTTGGGTTAAAAGATTATGTAATTTTGCCCCAATAACTGACATAGTTCAAGAGCTTGCTAGGTTTGACCTACAGCAGCTAGAAAACCCGGAGATA
- the psbD gene encoding photosystem II D2 protein (photosystem q(a) protein), with protein MTIAVGRAPSRGWFDVLDDWLKRDRFVFVGWSGILLFPCAYLALGGWLTGTTFVTSWYSHGLASSYLEGANFLTVAVSSPPDSLGHSLLLLWGPEAQGNLTRWFQLGGLWPFVALHGAFALIGFMLRQFEIARLVGIRPYNALAFSAPIAVFVSVFLMYPLGQSSWFFGPSFGVAAIFRFLLFLQGFHNWTLNPFHMMGVAGVLGGALLCAIHGATVENTLFEDGEGSSNTFPAFNPTQAEETYSMVTANRFWSQIFGIAFSNKRWLHFFMLFVPVTGLWMASIGIVGLALNLRAYDFVSQELRAAEDPEFETFYTKNILLNEGIRAWMAPQDQPHKQFVFPEEVLPRGNAL; from the coding sequence ATGACCATCGCAGTTGGACGCGCCCCTAGTAGAGGGTGGTTTGACGTATTAGACGACTGGTTAAAGCGCGATCGCTTTGTATTCGTAGGCTGGTCAGGGATATTATTATTTCCCTGCGCTTACCTAGCACTAGGCGGTTGGCTCACCGGTACAACATTCGTCACATCCTGGTACTCCCACGGATTAGCATCATCTTACCTGGAAGGAGCTAACTTCTTAACAGTTGCAGTTTCCTCCCCACCAGACAGCTTAGGACACTCCCTACTATTGTTGTGGGGACCCGAAGCTCAAGGCAACCTCACCCGTTGGTTCCAATTGGGTGGCTTGTGGCCATTCGTAGCCCTACACGGAGCCTTTGCATTGATTGGCTTCATGTTGCGCCAATTTGAAATTGCCCGTCTTGTAGGCATCCGTCCATACAACGCTCTCGCCTTCTCTGCCCCCATTGCGGTATTCGTCAGCGTATTTCTGATGTACCCCTTGGGACAGTCTAGCTGGTTCTTTGGCCCTAGCTTTGGTGTAGCTGCAATTTTCCGTTTCCTACTATTCCTCCAAGGTTTCCACAACTGGACACTTAACCCCTTCCACATGATGGGTGTAGCAGGTGTTCTAGGTGGTGCGCTGTTGTGTGCCATTCACGGAGCCACAGTAGAAAATACCTTGTTTGAAGACGGTGAAGGTTCTTCTAACACCTTCCCTGCTTTTAACCCTACCCAAGCTGAAGAAACCTACTCAATGGTGACAGCAAACCGTTTCTGGTCACAGATTTTCGGGATTGCATTCTCCAACAAACGTTGGTTACACTTCTTCATGCTATTTGTGCCAGTAACTGGCTTATGGATGGCATCAATTGGGATTGTTGGTTTAGCACTAAACCTGCGGGCTTATGACTTCGTTTCCCAAGAATTACGGGCAGCAGAAGACCCAGAGTTTGAAACTTTCTACACCAAGAACATTTTGTTGAACGAAGGTATCCGCGCTTGGATGGCTCCTCAAGACCAACCCCACAAACAGTTTGTCTTCCCAGAGGAAGTTCTACCTCGCGGTAACGCTCTCTAA
- a CDS encoding ABC transporter ATP-binding protein, which yields MSEVGIEVKDLEFSWPSGAKAIQSCSLEVPVGEFWMLLGTNGSGKSTLLRLLAGLLAPQSGEIKVLEPVGFVFQNPDHQLVMPTVGADVAFGLVDEKLPPATVRTRVEEALGSVNLSTLQLRPIYALSGGQKQRVAIAGAIARRCEILLLDEPTALLDPDSQLDLVAGVRRLVKSRGITALWVTHRLDELNYCDGAFLLEKGCLIDKGEPQRLKQRLMTMDDQAS from the coding sequence ATGTCAGAAGTTGGCATTGAGGTCAAGGATTTAGAATTTAGTTGGCCTAGTGGGGCGAAGGCAATCCAATCTTGCTCTCTGGAAGTACCTGTGGGTGAATTTTGGATGCTTTTGGGTACAAATGGCAGTGGTAAATCTACATTACTCCGATTACTGGCCGGGCTATTAGCTCCTCAGTCCGGTGAAATTAAGGTTTTAGAACCCGTTGGTTTCGTCTTTCAAAATCCTGATCATCAACTGGTGATGCCAACTGTTGGTGCTGACGTGGCTTTTGGTCTGGTGGATGAAAAGTTACCGCCTGCTACGGTGAGGACAAGGGTGGAGGAGGCTTTAGGTTCGGTGAATTTGTCTACCTTGCAATTACGCCCAATCTATGCTTTAAGTGGGGGACAAAAACAACGTGTGGCGATCGCAGGTGCGATCGCTCGGCGTTGCGAAATCTTATTATTAGATGAACCCACAGCTTTACTCGATCCAGATAGCCAATTGGACTTAGTGGCTGGTGTCCGTCGCCTTGTCAAAAGTCGGGGGATTACAGCCCTATGGGTAACTCATCGCCTAGACGAGTTGAATTACTGTGACGGCGCTTTCTTACTAGAAAAAGGCTGTTTGATAGATAAGGGTGAGCCTCAACGTCTTAAACAACGTTTGATGACAATGGATGATCAAGCTTCTTAA
- a CDS encoding NYN domain-containing protein: protein MPRSLLQAVLLVDGYNIIGAWPCLKKTRDHAGLEAARWELVEAMTNYSSFQGYETQIVFDAQYHQASSNQEIITELLSVHYTDFGQTADTYIEKSCASLRYKIAQSLIHRVIVATSDRAQQLMVQGYGAEWLSAQQLCGEVETTICRMRHKYQQRKQSKSRFLANSIDAKARQRLAELRMGLQ, encoded by the coding sequence ATGCCTCGTTCATTACTCCAAGCTGTCTTGTTAGTAGACGGCTACAATATAATTGGCGCTTGGCCTTGCCTGAAGAAAACCCGTGATCATGCAGGATTAGAGGCAGCACGCTGGGAACTGGTGGAAGCTATGACTAACTACAGTTCTTTTCAAGGTTATGAGACTCAAATAGTTTTTGATGCCCAATATCATCAAGCTTCTAGCAATCAAGAAATTATTACAGAACTTTTATCAGTTCATTACACTGATTTTGGGCAAACGGCAGATACCTATATTGAAAAGTCCTGTGCATCTCTGCGCTATAAAATAGCCCAATCTCTGATTCATCGCGTGATTGTGGCTACCTCAGACCGCGCACAGCAGTTGATGGTTCAGGGGTATGGTGCTGAATGGTTGTCGGCACAGCAACTGTGTGGTGAGGTAGAAACTACAATTTGTCGGATGCGACATAAATATCAACAGCGCAAACAATCCAAAAGTAGGTTCTTAGCCAACTCTATTGATGCTAAGGCCCGGCAGCGACTGGCTGAATTACGCATGGGGTTACAGTAG